A genome region from Gouania willdenowi chromosome 9, fGouWil2.1, whole genome shotgun sequence includes the following:
- the angptl2b gene encoding angiopoietin-related protein 2b, which translates to MEPPTVVLLGLLLIYGLTWGVQLTQGSLLDSNHGRDKTQEFESSEDGFEREFFYAGRSKRAAAEQPEDKCSYTFIVPQQKVTGAICVNSKEPEALLENRVNKQELELLNVELQKQKRQIETLQQLVEVDGGIVNEVKLLRKESRNMNSRVTQLYMQLLHEIIRKRDNALELAQMENKILNQTSEMQLLTSRYKDLEHKYQHLASLATNQSTLIAMLEEQCQSRPPPRHIPIPIPQPRPQPPPPSPPLNKPHQLPVLPRISNPISNEIQSDQKSLSPLPTMPTGTNSPSTTDKPSGPFKDCLQALEDGHTASGMYLVKPENANRLMQVWCDQRHDPGGWTVIQRRVDGSVNFFRNWETYKQGFGNIDGEYWLGLENIYWLTNQGNYKLLVTMEDWSGRKVFAEYASFRLEPEADFYKLRVGRYHGNAGDSLTWHNGKQFTTLDRDHDTYTGNCAHYQKGGWWYNSCAHSNLNGVWYRGGHYRSRYQDGVYWAEFRGGAYSLKKVIMMIRPNPNTFH; encoded by the exons ATGGAGCCTCCAACAGTGGTTTTACTGGGGCTTCTTCTTATTTATGGACTAACGTGGGGTGTCCAGCTGACACAGGGGAGCCTATTGGACAGTAACCATGGCAGGGATAAGACTCAGGAGTTTGAGAGCAGTGAGGACGGCTTCGAGAGAGAGTTCTTTTATGCTGGAAGGAGCAAACGGGCTGCAGCTGAGCAGCCAGAGGACAAATGCTCCTACACTTTCATTGTGCCTCAACAAAAAGTTACCGGCGCCATCTGTGTCAACTCCAAGGAGCCCGAGGCACTGCTGGAGAATCGGGTCAACAAACAAGAATTAGAGCTGTTAAATGTGGAGCTACAGAAACAGAAGAGGCAAATTGAGACGCTGCAgcagctggtggaggtggacgGAGGTATTGTCAATGAGGTTAAGCTTCTGAGGAAGGAGAGCCGAAACATGAACTCCAGAGTCACACAGCTTTACATGCAGCTGCTACATGAGATCATCAGGAAAAGGGATAACGCCTTGGAATTAGCACAGATGGAGAACAAGATCCTTAACCAAACTTCAGAGATGCAGTTGCTCACCAGTCGCTACAAAGATCTCGAGCACAAGTATCAACACTTGGCTTCTTTGGCCACAAACCAGTCGACTCTTATCGCCATGTTGGAGGAGCAGTGCCAGAGTCGACCTCCTCCACGTCACATCCCCATCCCAATCCCTCAGCCGCGGCCGCAGCCACCTCCACCATCTCCCCCTCTCAACAAACCTCATCAACTGCCGGTGCTTCCTCGGATCAGCAACCCAATAAGCAATGAGATCCAGAGTGACCAAAAATCACTTTCACCGTTGCCAACAATGCCAACTGGCACGAACAGTCCATCCACCACAGACAAGCCTTCTG GTCCATTCAAGGATTGTCTGCAGGCTCTGGAGGATGGCCACACTGCCAGTGGCATGTACCTGGTGAAGCCGGAGAATGCCAACCGGCTCATGCAGGTGTGGTGTGACCAAAGACACGACCCAGGCGGCTGGACTGTGATCCAGAGGAGGGTGGACGGCTCTGTCAACTTCTTTAGAAACTGGGAGACATATAAG CAAGGCTTTGGTAATATTGACGGCGAGTACTGGCTGGGCCTGGAGAACATCTACTGGCTGACTAACCAGGGGAACTACAAGCTGCTGGTCACAATGGAAGACTGGTCTGGCAGGAAGGTCTTTGCAGAGTATGCCAGTTTCAGACTGGAGCCCGAGGCGGACTTCTACAAGCTCAGGGTGGGCCGTTACCATGGCAACGCGGGCGACTCCCTCACTTGGCATAATGGCAAGCAGTTCACGACCCTGGACCGAGACCACGACACATATACag GAAACTGTGCCCACTACCAGAAAGGAGGCTGGTGGTACAACTCTTGTGCCCATTCAAACCTGAATGGAGTTTGGTACAGAGGAGGACACTACCGCAGTCGATATCAAGATGGAGTCTACTGGGCGGAATTCAGAGGAGGAGCCTACTCGCTAAAGAAAGTCATCATGATGATTCGTCCAAACCCAAACACTTTCCATTAA